The Candidatus Methylomirabilota bacterium genome includes a window with the following:
- a CDS encoding gamma-glutamylcyclotransferase family protein produces the protein MPWLFSYGTLQQEAVQLSTFGRRLAGQADELVGFEQSRLTIEDPDFVATSGSADHAIVTFNGRADSRVHGMAFELSDRELTQADQYEPAGYTRIATVLASGKHAWVYAAAERSAP, from the coding sequence ATGCCCTGGCTCTTCTCGTACGGCACGCTGCAGCAGGAGGCCGTCCAGCTGTCGACCTTCGGGCGCCGGCTGGCCGGCCAGGCGGACGAGCTGGTCGGCTTCGAGCAATCGCGGCTGACGATCGAGGATCCCGACTTCGTGGCGACGAGCGGCAGCGCCGATCACGCCATCGTGACGTTCAACGGCCGGGCCGACAGCCGCGTGCACGGCATGGCCTTCGAGCTGTCGGACCGCGAGCTCACCCAGGCCGACCAATACGAGCCCGCCGGCTACACGCGCATCGCCACGGTGCTCGCGTCCGGCAAGCACGCCTGGGTCTATGCGGCCGCGGAGCGCTCGGCGCCATGA
- the nbaC gene encoding 3-hydroxyanthranilate 3,4-dioxygenase: MAEPLRALNLRRWIDEHRDLLKPPIGAEVVWKDAQFMVMVIGGPNARRDFHVDPRDEFFYQIEGDMVLEYIDRDGRRQRERIREGDVFLLPANTPHSPQRLPGTVGLVIEPVRGPDEPESYAWYCERCDARLYEMSRGEGDLLLDLKKVSEQFNATEALRTCRACGYVQPVATGPRG, translated from the coding sequence ATGGCCGAGCCGCTCCGGGCGCTGAACCTCCGCCGCTGGATCGACGAGCACCGCGATCTGCTGAAGCCGCCGATCGGGGCGGAGGTGGTCTGGAAGGACGCGCAGTTCATGGTGATGGTGATCGGCGGGCCGAACGCCCGCCGGGACTTCCACGTCGACCCGCGCGACGAGTTCTTCTACCAGATCGAAGGCGACATGGTGCTGGAGTACATCGACCGCGACGGCCGGAGGCAGCGCGAGCGGATCCGCGAGGGGGACGTGTTCCTGCTGCCCGCCAACACACCCCACTCGCCGCAGCGGCTGCCCGGCACCGTGGGTCTGGTGATCGAGCCGGTGCGCGGCCCCGACGAGCCGGAGAGCTACGCGTGGTACTGCGAGCGCTGTGACGCGCGGCTCTACGAGATGTCCCGCGGCGAGGGCGATCTGCTGCTGGACCTCAAGAAGGTATCGGAGCAGTTCAATGCCACCGAGGCGCTGCGCACGTGCCGCGCGTGCGGCTATGTCCAGCCGGTGGCGACGGGCCCGAGGGGGTAG
- a CDS encoding class I SAM-dependent methyltransferase encodes MSPADSWDSARAYEAYAGRWSRKMAVELLRWLAPAPRRSWVDVGCGTGALTSAILAACEPESVRGIDSSAGFVEQARRSIAAPQARFETGDATRLPWETGACDLAVSGLVLNFVSDSAAMAREMARVTKPGGRVAAYVWDYAGGMQMMRHFWDAAIAVSPDDARLDQAERFPLCRPEPLQSLFEQVGLRTVAVRAIEIPTVFESFEDYWTPFLGRTGAAPTYLASVTDEVREGIRRQLERRLSPAGGGQIALTARAWAVQGIV; translated from the coding sequence ATGAGCCCGGCCGACTCCTGGGATTCCGCTCGTGCCTACGAGGCGTACGCCGGCCGGTGGAGCCGGAAGATGGCGGTGGAGCTCCTGCGCTGGCTCGCTCCGGCCCCCCGCCGGTCGTGGGTCGACGTCGGATGCGGGACGGGCGCCCTGACGTCCGCCATCCTCGCCGCCTGCGAGCCCGAGTCGGTTCGCGGCATCGATTCGTCGGCCGGCTTCGTGGAGCAGGCGCGCCGTAGCATCGCCGCGCCGCAGGCCCGCTTCGAGACGGGCGACGCCACGCGCCTGCCGTGGGAGACCGGCGCGTGCGACCTGGCCGTCTCCGGCCTGGTCCTCAACTTCGTGTCCGACTCCGCGGCGATGGCGCGCGAGATGGCGCGGGTCACGAAGCCCGGGGGGCGGGTCGCGGCGTACGTGTGGGACTATGCGGGCGGGATGCAGATGATGCGGCACTTCTGGGACGCCGCCATCGCGGTGAGCCCGGACGATGCCCGGCTCGACCAGGCCGAGCGGTTCCCGCTGTGTCGGCCCGAGCCGCTCCAGTCGCTGTTCGAGCAGGTCGGGCTGAGGACGGTGGCGGTCCGCGCCATCGAGATTCCCACCGTCTTCGAGAGCTTCGAGGACTACTGGACGCCGTTCCTCGGACGGACGGGCGCGGCCCCTACCTATCTGGCGTCGGTCACCGACGAGGTGCGCGAGGGGATCCGGCGGCAGCTCGAGCGCCGCCTGAGCCCGGCTGGCGGCGGCCAGATCGCTCTGACCGCGCGAGCCTGGGCGGTGCAGGGCATCGTCTAG
- a CDS encoding LLM class flavin-dependent oxidoreductase yields MQVDLRVPVGTTIPGVVDFIARCEDAGLDGVGVHDHPHRGRDVYITLALAAARTRRLRLYPATSSPVVRHPLLLASAIQSLQEIAPGRVALTVAPGFLAARAIGRSRGTVAVMREAVLAIRRLLAGEPAEFEGRTSRLLNTSAPAPLVYLLAAGPRMVELAGEVADGALLMVGIDLQAIRTARRHLEEGARRAGRSLAGFRTIFIVTMGLADRLEDARRWPQRWVASGQSFLTYPSASNLYWLRHAGIPLEADHDPASLSDATAARVCDAFGLFGTAEHCRDRLLRAREEAAVDHVFLFPAHTVDGGGDLPVAEMQAFARVIRPGLTAAP; encoded by the coding sequence ATGCAGGTCGATCTTCGCGTGCCGGTGGGCACGACGATCCCCGGCGTGGTCGACTTCATCGCTCGCTGCGAGGACGCCGGCCTCGACGGTGTGGGCGTGCACGATCACCCGCATCGCGGCCGCGATGTGTACATCACGCTGGCCCTGGCCGCCGCGCGCACCCGGCGGCTGCGACTCTATCCCGCCACGTCGAGCCCGGTCGTGCGCCATCCGCTCCTGCTCGCCTCCGCGATCCAGTCGCTGCAGGAGATCGCGCCCGGCCGCGTCGCTCTGACGGTGGCGCCCGGATTCCTGGCCGCCCGCGCCATCGGCCGGTCTCGCGGGACGGTGGCCGTCATGCGCGAGGCGGTCCTGGCGATCCGGCGGCTCCTCGCGGGCGAGCCCGCAGAGTTCGAGGGGCGCACCAGTCGGCTGCTGAACACGAGCGCGCCGGCGCCCCTCGTCTACTTGCTGGCCGCCGGGCCGCGCATGGTCGAGCTCGCCGGCGAGGTCGCCGACGGCGCGCTGCTGATGGTCGGGATCGATTTGCAGGCGATTCGGACCGCCCGGCGGCACCTGGAGGAAGGCGCCCGTCGCGCGGGGCGATCGCTCGCCGGGTTCCGTACCATCTTCATCGTCACGATGGGATTGGCCGATCGGCTGGAGGACGCCCGGCGCTGGCCGCAGCGCTGGGTCGCGTCGGGCCAGAGCTTTCTCACCTACCCGAGCGCGTCGAACCTGTACTGGCTGCGGCACGCGGGGATCCCGCTCGAGGCGGATCACGATCCGGCGTCGCTCTCCGACGCGACGGCGGCGCGGGTGTGCGACGCGTTCGGGCTCTTCGGCACGGCCGAGCATTGCCGCGACCGACTGCTTCGCGCTCGAGAGGAGGCGGCGGTGGATCACGTCTTTCTCTTCCCCGCGCACACGGTGGACGGAGGCGGCGACCTGCCCGTTGCCGAGATGCAGGCCTTCGCCCGCGTCATCCGGCCCGGCCTCACGGCCGCACCCTGA